The nucleotide window GTCACCCCCTGGCAGAGATTCCACAGTCCCTttgcatcccactgccccacagctgttcccacagccccctgtgcagtcccagcccagggcaggaacaTCCATGGTGGGGAATGGCCCATCTGTTGGcatgcccagggcagtccttggCCTTGGTCACAAGACTGGACTAACAAACTGGGATAAAATgaatagtgattttttttaaataacattaaatttagaaggagaaaaaaaggaaaactgtatAAGAGGAGTGACTTGGTCTCTCATGAAATGCACTGGGTGtcactgacagagcaaagcaggcagtctcttcctgctgaaaagcatccagtcatcattttcctcacagcatccttgagctcctggttcctcaggctgtagatgaggggattcactgctggaggcaccactgagtacagaactgccaccaccagatccagggatggggaggagatggagggaggcttcaggcaAGCAAATGTaccagtgctgagaaacagggagaccacggccaggtgagggaggcacgtggaaaaggctttgtgccgtccctgctcagaggggatcctcagcacagccctgaagatctgcacataggagaaaactatgaaaatgaaacatcccataAATAAAAGAACACTAGCCACAAgaagcccaagttccctgaggtaggagtgtgagcaggagagcttaAGCATGTGGgga belongs to Pithys albifrons albifrons isolate INPA30051 chromosome 7, PitAlb_v1, whole genome shotgun sequence and includes:
- the LOC139674229 gene encoding olfactory receptor 14J1-like — translated: MCYDRYVAICKPLQYGTLLGSRACAHMAAAAWASGFLNALLHTANIFSLPLCQGNALGQFFCEIPHMLKLSCSHSYLRELGLLVASVLLFMGCFIFIVFSYVQIFRAVLRIPSEQGRHKAFSTCLPHLAVVSLFLSTGTFACLKPPSISSPSLDLVVAVLYSVVPPIIDKDV